In Ancalomicrobiaceae bacterium S20, the following proteins share a genomic window:
- a CDS encoding serine hydroxymethyltransferase, producing MQGEVYFEFVAIGGSMKVSAIDGATGIEVSVIGPAGAARADMQALALRKLKRRIETLAAGGNR from the coding sequence GTGCAGGGCGAGGTCTATTTCGAGTTCGTGGCGATCGGCGGATCGATGAAGGTCTCCGCGATCGACGGCGCGACCGGGATCGAGGTGTCGGTCATCGGCCCGGCCGGTGCCGCGCGCGCCGACATGCAGGCGCTGGCGCTGCGCAAGCTCAAGCGCCGGATCGAGACGCTCGCGGCGGGCGGGAATCGCTGA
- a CDS encoding branched-chain amino acid ABC transporter permease: protein MLGLLGLAGCGGVDEVQRSVCESVVPVVEPDGARITILSVEPDPARPANVRIVYRTERRPAPDAPVLAAVKTLTCAFAGEGFEGGKGDLVGVLTSTGKLSDVRLHVLKRFWLSDRAATTAARAALAHGPEAGRKGLFRLDPGPAFFLQQIVNAAAPSALYALLALAYSLVYGLVNRINLAFGDLAMLGAFGALAGVAGALALGLPGAAVALPVAALAAMTIGAAWGGAVGRLVFAPLLSRRSQPLLVATIGVSLALQEFVARTQGARERWLEPILTTPTVIAHGPFDVVITTMQMLVVATATAVTVLVAIVLPRTRFGRQWRAVADDALMARLVGIDPARVLLGTFALSGALAGLAGAIFTLHYGGTNFAMGTVVGLKALVAAIVGGIGSAPGAILGGVVIGIGETLWSAYEDIVWRDAAVLALMAVFLVLQPDGLLGPRRALEERPGRDDA from the coding sequence GTGCTCGGGCTCCTCGGCCTCGCCGGCTGTGGCGGGGTCGACGAGGTCCAGCGCTCGGTCTGCGAGAGCGTGGTCCCCGTCGTCGAGCCGGACGGGGCGCGCATCACCATCCTCTCCGTCGAGCCCGATCCGGCGCGACCGGCCAATGTCCGGATCGTTTATCGCACGGAGCGCCGGCCCGCGCCGGACGCGCCCGTCCTCGCGGCGGTGAAGACGCTGACCTGCGCCTTCGCCGGCGAAGGTTTCGAGGGCGGCAAGGGCGATCTCGTCGGCGTGCTGACCTCGACCGGCAAGCTCTCGGACGTCCGCCTGCATGTCCTGAAGCGGTTCTGGCTCTCCGACCGGGCGGCGACCACGGCGGCGCGCGCCGCACTCGCCCATGGTCCCGAGGCCGGCCGCAAGGGCTTGTTCCGGCTCGATCCGGGCCCCGCCTTCTTCCTGCAGCAGATCGTCAACGCAGCCGCGCCGTCGGCGCTCTACGCGTTGCTCGCGCTCGCCTATTCGCTGGTCTACGGGCTCGTCAACCGCATCAACCTCGCCTTCGGCGACCTCGCCATGCTCGGCGCCTTCGGCGCGCTCGCCGGCGTCGCGGGCGCGCTTGCGCTCGGCCTGCCCGGCGCGGCGGTCGCGCTGCCGGTCGCAGCCCTCGCGGCGATGACGATCGGGGCGGCCTGGGGCGGCGCGGTCGGCCGGCTGGTGTTCGCGCCGCTCCTGTCGCGCCGATCGCAGCCGCTGCTGGTCGCCACGATCGGCGTGTCGCTGGCGCTGCAGGAGTTCGTCGCGCGGACACAAGGCGCGCGCGAGCGCTGGCTGGAGCCGATCCTGACCACGCCGACCGTGATCGCGCATGGCCCCTTCGACGTGGTGATCACCACCATGCAGATGCTGGTGGTCGCAACCGCGACCGCCGTCACCGTGCTGGTCGCGATCGTGCTGCCGCGGACCCGGTTCGGGCGCCAGTGGCGGGCCGTCGCCGACGATGCGCTGATGGCCCGGCTCGTCGGCATCGATCCGGCGCGCGTGCTGCTCGGCACGTTTGCACTCTCAGGCGCCCTCGCCGGGCTCGCGGGGGCGATCTTCACGCTCCACTACGGCGGCACCAATTTCGCGATGGGGACCGTGGTCGGGCTGAAGGCGCTGGTCGCCGCGATCGTCGGCGGCATCGGCTCGGCGCCGGGCGCGATCCTCGGCGGCGTCGTCATCGGCATCGGCGAGACCTTGTGGTCGGCCTATGAGGACATCGTCTGGCGCGACGCCGCGGTGCTGGCGCTGATGGCCGTGTTCCTGGTGCTGCAGCCCGACGGATTGCTCGGGCCGCGCCGGGCGCTCGAGGAACGGCCCGGCCGCGACGACGCCTGA
- a CDS encoding L,D-transpeptidase family protein has product MVLRKVPALGSDVSRRSLLTGLGLGLGALAGLRAAPALAQETPLQAMMRAQAVREWQDKFDAGSAAPVNQLKSDVPLLSPETASAIEAVIPQYQSIVMQGGWGRVSAPMRMKVGTRSDSVLALRKRLQVTGDIPAQAVTTGYGDIFDSYVDAAVRRFQVRHGLRPDGIVDKTVLDVMNVPADIRLRQLETNLVRVRSMSGFLGERYIFLNIPAAELEMVENGRVVERHNAVVGKIDRQTPVLTSKVTEINFNPYWHVPVSIIRKDLIPKMRVEPDYLAKNRIRVFDNRGQEIPPQAINWETDQAMQYQFRQDPGEINAMATVKITFPNPHDVYMHDTPFRDLFGDNNRFYSSGCMRLQNIRSVIGWLLRDTPQWPSQAIDDAIRNGTRVDAKLKTPVPVYTNYITAWATREGVVHFRDDIYARDGVGELASVQ; this is encoded by the coding sequence GTGGTCTTACGCAAAGTTCCCGCTCTCGGATCTGACGTCAGCCGCCGGTCGCTCCTCACCGGTCTCGGGCTCGGTCTCGGTGCGCTCGCCGGCCTCCGTGCCGCGCCGGCGCTGGCCCAGGAAACGCCGCTGCAGGCGATGATGCGGGCGCAGGCGGTCCGCGAATGGCAGGACAAGTTCGACGCCGGTTCGGCCGCGCCGGTCAACCAGCTCAAGTCGGACGTTCCGCTCCTGTCGCCGGAGACCGCGTCGGCGATCGAGGCGGTGATCCCGCAGTATCAGTCGATCGTGATGCAGGGCGGCTGGGGCCGCGTCTCGGCGCCGATGCGCATGAAGGTCGGCACCCGTTCCGACTCGGTGCTGGCGCTGCGCAAGCGCCTGCAGGTCACGGGCGACATTCCGGCCCAGGCCGTCACCACCGGCTATGGCGACATCTTCGACAGCTACGTCGACGCCGCGGTCCGCCGTTTCCAGGTCCGCCACGGCCTGCGTCCGGACGGCATCGTCGACAAGACCGTGCTCGACGTCATGAACGTGCCGGCCGACATCCGCCTGCGCCAGCTCGAGACCAATCTCGTGCGTGTGCGCTCGATGTCGGGCTTCCTCGGCGAGCGCTACATCTTCCTGAACATCCCGGCCGCCGAGCTGGAGATGGTCGAGAACGGCCGCGTGGTCGAGCGCCACAACGCCGTCGTCGGCAAGATCGATCGCCAGACCCCGGTGCTGACCTCCAAGGTCACCGAGATCAACTTCAATCCCTATTGGCACGTGCCGGTCTCGATCATCCGCAAGGATCTGATCCCGAAGATGCGCGTCGAGCCGGATTACCTCGCCAAGAACCGCATCCGCGTGTTCGACAACCGCGGCCAGGAGATCCCGCCCCAGGCGATCAACTGGGAGACGGATCAGGCGATGCAGTACCAGTTCCGCCAGGATCCGGGCGAGATCAACGCCATGGCGACGGTGAAGATCACCTTCCCGAACCCGCATGACGTCTACATGCACGACACGCCGTTCCGCGACCTGTTCGGCGACAACAACCGCTTCTATTCGTCGGGCTGCATGCGTCTGCAGAACATCCGCTCGGTGATCGGCTGGCTCTTGCGCGACACGCCGCAGTGGCCGTCGCAGGCGATCGACGACGCGATCCGCAACGGCACGCGCGTCGACGCCAAGCTGAAGACGCCGGTGCCGGTCTACACGAACTACATCACCGCCTGGGCGACCCGCGAGGGCGTCGTCCATTTCCGCGACGACATCTACGCCCGCGACGGCGTCGGCGAGCTCGCCTCGGTGCAGTGA
- a CDS encoding methylated-DNA--[protein]-cysteine S-methyltransferase, translating to MQTLYTVMESPIGPLLIAGDGERLSTIGFPSGKGHVAPRENWRRDDSAFDAVQDQLRGYFAGERQVFDLDLDPQGTPFQREVWRALTEIPFGTTTSYGALAARIGRPDASRAVGAANGANPIPIVVPCHRVIGANGSLTGFGGGIETKRWLLAHERERMPGAQASLF from the coding sequence GTCATGGAGAGCCCGATCGGGCCATTGCTGATCGCAGGCGACGGTGAACGGCTGTCGACGATCGGGTTTCCGAGCGGCAAGGGCCATGTCGCACCGCGCGAGAACTGGCGGCGCGACGACAGCGCGTTCGACGCCGTGCAAGACCAGCTCCGCGGCTACTTCGCCGGCGAGCGACAGGTGTTCGACCTCGATCTCGACCCGCAGGGCACGCCGTTCCAGCGCGAGGTCTGGCGGGCGCTGACGGAGATCCCGTTCGGCACCACGACCAGCTATGGCGCGCTCGCCGCGCGGATCGGCCGGCCGGATGCGAGCCGTGCGGTCGGCGCGGCCAACGGCGCCAACCCGATCCCGATCGTCGTGCCGTGCCACCGGGTGATCGGCGCCAACGGCAGCCTCACCGGCTTCGGCGGCGGCATCGAGACCAAGCGCTGGCTGCTCGCGCATGAGCGCGAACGCATGCCCGGCGCCCAGGCGAGCCTGTTCTGA
- a CDS encoding acyl-CoA dehydrogenase family protein, with protein sequence MDFEPSEETRAIRELAADFAAAELAPNARAWDEGGIFPRATCVKAAELGFGGLYVSEASGGAGISRLDAAVVFEELARGDTSISAFLSIHNMVAGLIDRFGTDALRAAFLPKLVTMETIASYCLTEPGSGSDAASLRTRAVRDGDDYVLSGAKAFISGGGASDLYLVMARTGGEGPKGISAILVPAGTPGLSFGANEKKMGWRNQPTAVVNFDGVRVPVANRVGAEGDGFKLAMTGLDGGRINIAACSVGAAAECLDRAIRYTRERKQFGQPIADFQATRFRLADMATELEAARLMVWRAAALLDAKSPKAPQAAAMAKRFATDTGFRIVDEALQLHGGYGYLADYEIERFLRDTRVHRILEGTNEIMRVIIARGLLDA encoded by the coding sequence ATGGATTTCGAACCGTCGGAGGAGACGCGCGCGATCCGCGAGCTGGCGGCCGACTTCGCCGCCGCGGAGCTGGCGCCGAACGCGCGCGCCTGGGACGAAGGCGGCATCTTTCCGCGCGCGACCTGCGTCAAGGCGGCCGAGCTCGGCTTCGGCGGGCTCTATGTCTCGGAGGCGAGCGGCGGCGCGGGCATCTCGCGGCTCGACGCGGCCGTGGTGTTCGAGGAACTGGCGCGCGGCGACACCTCGATCTCGGCGTTCCTGTCGATCCACAACATGGTCGCCGGCCTGATCGACCGGTTCGGCACGGACGCGCTCCGCGCCGCGTTCCTGCCGAAGCTCGTCACCATGGAGACGATCGCGAGCTATTGCCTGACCGAACCCGGTTCGGGCTCCGACGCGGCCTCGCTGCGCACGCGCGCGGTCCGCGACGGCGACGACTATGTGCTCTCCGGCGCCAAGGCGTTCATCTCCGGCGGCGGCGCCTCCGATCTCTACCTCGTGATGGCGCGCACCGGCGGCGAGGGCCCGAAGGGCATCTCGGCGATCCTGGTGCCGGCCGGCACGCCGGGGCTCTCCTTCGGCGCCAATGAGAAGAAGATGGGCTGGCGCAACCAGCCGACCGCGGTCGTCAACTTCGACGGCGTGCGCGTGCCGGTCGCCAACCGCGTCGGCGCGGAGGGCGACGGCTTCAAGCTCGCCATGACCGGGCTCGACGGCGGGCGCATCAACATCGCCGCCTGCTCGGTCGGCGCCGCTGCCGAGTGCCTCGACCGCGCGATCCGCTACACCAGGGAGCGCAAGCAGTTCGGCCAGCCGATCGCCGATTTCCAGGCCACGCGGTTCCGCCTCGCCGACATGGCGACCGAGCTCGAGGCCGCGCGGCTGATGGTCTGGCGTGCCGCCGCGCTGCTCGACGCGAAGTCGCCCAAGGCCCCGCAAGCTGCCGCGATGGCGAAGCGCTTCGCCACCGACACCGGCTTCAGGATCGTCGACGAGGCGTTGCAGCTCCACGGCGGCTACGGCTATCTCGCCGACTACGAGATCGAGCGTTTTTTGCGCGACACGCGCGTGCACCGCATCCTCGAAGGCACCAACGAGATCATGCGCGTGATCATCGCGCGCGGTCTGCTCGACGCCTGA
- the hemB gene encoding porphobilinogen synthase, which translates to MNFEHRPGRGKPAIDVDAIVGSRRLRRNRRTDWARRLVRENTLTVDDLIWPIFVVAGENARTPVASMPGVERLTVDQAVRDAERAAKLGIPAIAIFPYTDPALRDPVGSEALNDDNLVCRAVRAIKAEVPNLGIITDVALDPFTSHGHDGLMDGDAILNDETVEQLVRAALVQAEAGADVIGPSDMMDGRVGAIRAGLDAAGFGHVQIMSYAVKYASAFYGPFRDAVGTNKTLIGDKRTYQMDPANTEEALREAEQDIAEGADMIMVKPGMPYLDIVHRLKATFGMPTYAYQVSGEYAMIMGAAERGWIDGERAMVESLLAFKRAGADGVLTYFAPAVAERLKAGA; encoded by the coding sequence ATGAATTTCGAACATCGGCCCGGACGCGGCAAGCCCGCGATCGACGTGGACGCCATCGTCGGCAGCCGCCGGCTGCGCCGCAACCGCCGAACCGACTGGGCACGCCGGCTGGTGCGCGAGAACACGCTGACCGTCGACGACCTGATCTGGCCGATCTTCGTTGTCGCCGGCGAGAACGCCCGCACGCCGGTCGCCTCGATGCCCGGCGTCGAACGGCTGACCGTCGATCAGGCCGTGCGCGACGCAGAACGTGCCGCCAAGCTCGGCATCCCGGCGATCGCCATCTTCCCCTACACCGACCCGGCGCTGCGCGATCCGGTCGGCAGCGAGGCGCTCAACGACGACAACCTCGTCTGCCGCGCCGTCCGTGCCATCAAGGCCGAGGTGCCGAACCTCGGCATCATCACCGACGTCGCGCTCGATCCGTTCACCAGCCACGGCCACGACGGCCTGATGGACGGCGACGCGATCCTCAACGACGAGACCGTCGAGCAGTTGGTCCGCGCCGCGCTCGTGCAGGCCGAGGCGGGCGCCGACGTGATCGGCCCCTCGGACATGATGGACGGCCGCGTCGGCGCGATCCGCGCCGGGCTCGATGCCGCCGGCTTCGGCCACGTGCAGATCATGTCCTACGCGGTCAAGTATGCCTCGGCGTTCTACGGGCCGTTCCGCGACGCGGTCGGCACCAACAAGACGCTGATCGGCGACAAGCGGACCTACCAGATGGATCCCGCCAACACGGAAGAAGCCCTGCGCGAGGCCGAGCAGGACATCGCCGAGGGCGCCGACATGATCATGGTCAAGCCGGGCATGCCCTATCTCGACATCGTGCACCGGCTGAAGGCGACCTTCGGCATGCCGACCTACGCCTATCAGGTGTCCGGCGAGTACGCGATGATCATGGGCGCGGCCGAGCGCGGCTGGATCGACGGCGAGCGCGCGATGGTCGAGAGCCTGCTGGCGTTCAAGCGCGCCGGCGCCGACGGCGTGCTGACCTATTTTGCTCCCGCCGTTGCCGAGAGGCTGAAGGCGGGCGCCTGA
- the glyA gene encoding serine hydroxymethyltransferase — MTDHSAGAALYPGFFTQSLKDSDPALYGSIEGELGRQKDEIELIASENIVSKAVMEAQGSVMTNKYAEGYPGKRYYGGCEFVDVAESLAIDRAKQLFGAEYANVQPHSGAQANQAVFFTFLQPGDTYMGLDLACGGHLTHGSPVNQSGKWFKPVPYKVRQDNQRIDMDEVRSLAKANSPKLIIAGGSGYPRIIDFKAFREIADEVGATFMVDMAHFAGLVAGGVHPNPLDYAHVVTTTTHKTLRGPRGGMILSRDADLGKKINSAVFPGLQGGPLMHVIAAKAVAFGEALRPEFKSYAAAVVENAKALASSLVEEGLDLVSGGTDTHLMLVDLRPKKATGNVTEKALKRAAITCNKNGIPFDPEKPMVTSGVRLGTPAGTTRGFGPAEFREIGKMIANVVDGIMKNGEAGDAQIEQKVKEQAEALCHRFPIYR, encoded by the coding sequence ATGACCGATCATTCCGCTGGTGCGGCGCTGTATCCCGGGTTCTTCACCCAGTCGCTGAAGGACAGCGATCCGGCCCTCTACGGTTCGATCGAAGGCGAGCTCGGTCGTCAGAAGGACGAGATCGAGCTGATCGCTTCCGAGAACATCGTGTCCAAGGCCGTGATGGAGGCCCAGGGCTCGGTGATGACCAACAAGTACGCCGAGGGCTATCCGGGCAAGCGCTACTACGGCGGCTGCGAGTTCGTCGACGTGGCCGAGAGCCTCGCGATCGATCGCGCCAAGCAGCTGTTCGGCGCCGAATATGCCAACGTGCAGCCGCACTCCGGCGCCCAGGCGAACCAGGCGGTGTTCTTCACCTTCCTGCAGCCGGGCGACACCTACATGGGTCTTGACCTCGCCTGCGGCGGTCACCTGACCCACGGTTCGCCGGTCAACCAGTCGGGCAAGTGGTTCAAGCCGGTGCCCTACAAGGTGCGCCAGGACAACCAGCGCATCGACATGGACGAGGTCCGCTCGCTCGCCAAGGCGAACAGCCCCAAGCTGATCATCGCCGGCGGCTCGGGCTATCCGCGCATCATCGACTTCAAGGCGTTCCGCGAGATCGCCGATGAAGTCGGCGCGACCTTCATGGTCGACATGGCGCATTTCGCCGGTCTCGTCGCCGGCGGCGTGCATCCGAACCCGCTCGACTACGCCCATGTCGTGACCACCACGACCCACAAGACCCTGCGCGGTCCGCGTGGCGGCATGATCCTGTCGCGCGACGCCGACCTCGGCAAGAAGATCAACTCGGCCGTGTTCCCGGGCCTGCAGGGCGGTCCGCTGATGCACGTGATCGCGGCGAAGGCGGTCGCCTTCGGCGAGGCGCTGCGTCCGGAGTTCAAGTCCTATGCGGCCGCGGTGGTCGAGAACGCCAAGGCGCTCGCCTCGAGCCTCGTGGAAGAGGGCCTCGACCTCGTCTCCGGCGGCACCGACACGCATCTGATGCTGGTCGACCTGCGTCCGAAGAAGGCGACCGGCAACGTGACCGAGAAGGCGCTGAAGCGCGCCGCGATCACCTGCAACAAGAACGGCATCCCGTTCGACCCGGAGAAGCCGATGGTGACCTCGGGCGTGCGCCTCGGCACCCCGGCCGGCACCACCCGCGGCTTCGGCCCGGCCGAGTTCCGCGAGATCGGCAAGATGATCGCGAACGTGGTCGACGGCATCATGAAGAACGGCGAGGCCGGCGACGCCCAGATCGAGCAGAAGGTCAAGGAGCAGGCCGAGGCGCTCTGCCACCGCTTCCCGATCTATCGCTGA
- a CDS encoding enoyl-CoA hydratase/isomerase family protein produces the protein MSAEDFSTDEIRFSRLDRAGLATLSRPAALNALSHGMVKALAAQLAAWADDAAVEHVVIEGSGGKAFSAGGDIRRIYEMGMAQEPGQLDFFADEYRLNTLIKRYPKPYTALIDGIVMGGGVGLSVHGRYRVGTEKTLFAMPEVGIGFFPDVGGTAFLPRCPGGLGTYLAMTGARIGQADALAAGVLTHTVARDRLEDLKAALAEVADPAGVFDAFASDPGPASLAWHRKVIDHAFAAPSVAAILAALEGETGPSAAFAQEAAALIRSKSPTSVMIAFRQVRAGADLDFEACMRLEFRIVSRILQGHDFYEGVRAVLVDKDNKPAWRPASLSEVDPVDIDAHFVAPEGGDLEIPSPPGA, from the coding sequence TTGAGCGCCGAGGACTTTTCGACCGACGAGATCCGCTTCTCCCGCCTCGACCGCGCCGGGCTCGCGACGCTGTCGCGGCCGGCGGCGCTCAACGCGCTGAGCCACGGCATGGTCAAGGCGCTCGCGGCGCAGCTCGCGGCCTGGGCGGATGATGCAGCGGTCGAGCACGTCGTCATAGAGGGTTCGGGCGGCAAGGCTTTCTCGGCCGGCGGCGACATCCGGCGCATCTACGAGATGGGCATGGCGCAGGAGCCGGGCCAGCTCGACTTCTTCGCCGACGAGTACCGGCTCAACACCCTGATCAAGCGCTATCCGAAGCCCTACACGGCGCTGATCGACGGCATCGTCATGGGCGGCGGCGTCGGGCTGTCGGTGCATGGCCGCTACCGGGTCGGCACGGAGAAGACGCTGTTCGCCATGCCCGAGGTCGGCATCGGCTTCTTCCCGGACGTCGGCGGTACGGCGTTCCTGCCGCGCTGTCCGGGCGGGCTCGGCACCTATCTCGCCATGACCGGCGCGCGCATCGGCCAGGCGGATGCACTGGCGGCGGGCGTGCTGACTCACACCGTCGCGCGCGACCGGCTCGAGGATCTGAAGGCCGCCTTGGCCGAGGTCGCCGATCCGGCCGGCGTGTTCGACGCCTTCGCGAGCGATCCCGGCCCGGCCTCGCTCGCCTGGCACCGCAAGGTGATCGACCATGCCTTCGCCGCGCCGAGCGTCGCCGCGATCCTCGCGGCGCTCGAAGGCGAGACCGGCCCGAGCGCGGCCTTCGCGCAGGAAGCCGCCGCGCTGATCCGGTCGAAATCGCCGACCTCGGTCATGATCGCATTCCGGCAGGTGCGCGCCGGCGCCGACCTCGATTTCGAGGCCTGCATGCGGCTCGAATTCCGCATCGTGTCGCGGATCCTGCAGGGCCACGACTTCTATGAGGGCGTGCGCGCCGTGCTGGTCGACAAGGACAACAAGCCGGCTTGGCGGCCAGCCTCGCTTTCCGAGGTCGACCCGGTCGACATCGACGCCCATTTCGTGGCACCCGAGGGGGGTGATCTGGAAATCCCCTCCCCGCCCGGCGCCTGA
- a CDS encoding winged helix DNA-binding protein — protein MLNAKRAVDTLPSASEDVAIKPLYLEALTLVERLHRRLLDVIKDEFDRMGRDDVNSVQALLLFNIGGAELTAGELRTRGYYLGSNVSYNLKKLVEGGYVKHERSRIDRRSVRVSLTDKGREIATVIDRLYERHIRSIEQVGGIGPGEFKTLNKSLHRLERFWTDQILYRL, from the coding sequence ATGCTCAACGCCAAGCGCGCGGTCGACACGCTGCCCAGCGCCAGCGAAGACGTCGCAATCAAGCCACTCTACCTCGAAGCGCTGACGCTCGTCGAACGCCTTCATCGCCGTCTGCTCGACGTGATCAAGGACGAGTTCGACCGCATGGGCCGCGACGATGTCAATTCGGTGCAGGCTCTGCTCTTGTTCAATATCGGCGGCGCCGAGTTGACTGCCGGCGAACTTCGCACCCGCGGCTACTATCTCGGCTCGAACGTCTCGTACAATCTCAAGAAGCTCGTCGAGGGCGGCTACGTGAAGCACGAGCGGTCGCGCATCGACCGTCGCTCGGTGCGCGTCAGCCTGACTGACAAGGGCCGCGAGATCGCCACCGTCATCGATCGTCTCTACGAGCGCCACATCCGCTCGATCGAGCAGGTCGGCGGCATCGGCCCGGGCGAGTTCAAGACGCTCAACAAGTCGCTGCACCGGCTGGAGCGCTTCTGGACCGACCAGATCCTGTACCGGCTCTGA
- a CDS encoding DUF6163 family protein produces MSDTSKTDGESEGRRFGFRLVLDIYTRLVAVVLLGYGLWAWASVIGATPDGIAPFLGLNAHQRAEVVFTAIVDPVAATGMWIGSPWGAVIWFFANLARVIVHTGFAHFFGWTTVTTGIQIGSILVYVVLVFLAEREDRIREAKRRSRRGTT; encoded by the coding sequence ATGTCCGATACGTCCAAGACCGATGGCGAGAGCGAAGGCCGCCGGTTCGGCTTTCGCCTCGTGCTCGACATCTATACGCGGCTCGTCGCCGTGGTGCTGCTCGGCTACGGGCTCTGGGCCTGGGCGAGCGTGATCGGCGCGACGCCGGACGGCATCGCACCGTTCCTCGGGCTCAACGCCCACCAGCGCGCCGAAGTCGTGTTCACCGCGATCGTCGATCCGGTCGCGGCGACCGGCATGTGGATCGGCAGCCCGTGGGGCGCGGTGATCTGGTTCTTCGCCAATCTGGCGCGGGTCATCGTCCACACCGGCTTCGCGCATTTCTTCGGCTGGACCACGGTCACCACCGGCATCCAGATCGGCTCGATCCTGGTCTATGTCGTGCTGGTCTTCCTCGCCGAGCGCGAGGATCGCATCCGCGAGGCCAAGCGGCGCTCGCGGCGCGGCACGACCTGA
- a CDS encoding LysE family translocator: MSIDHWLAFAAASAVLLAIPGPTVLLVISYALGHGRKSATATVAGVALGDFTAMTASMLGLGALLAASAALFTVLKWIGAAYLIYLGVKLWRVPVAAAGPDEDAGETGKERPWRIFLHTYVVTALNPKSIVFFVAFLPQFLDMGQPVLPQMVIFEATFLVLATLNAAAYGLMASMARQSIRRPDVRRWVNRTGGSLMIGAGLLALGWRRAAT; the protein is encoded by the coding sequence ATGTCGATCGATCATTGGCTGGCCTTCGCGGCCGCATCGGCGGTTCTGCTCGCCATTCCGGGGCCGACGGTCCTGCTCGTGATCTCCTACGCGCTCGGCCATGGCCGGAAGTCGGCGACCGCGACGGTCGCGGGCGTCGCGCTCGGCGACTTTACCGCCATGACCGCCTCGATGCTCGGCCTCGGCGCGCTGCTCGCGGCCTCTGCGGCATTGTTCACGGTGCTGAAGTGGATCGGCGCGGCCTATCTGATCTATCTCGGCGTGAAGCTCTGGCGCGTGCCGGTCGCCGCCGCCGGGCCCGACGAGGATGCCGGCGAGACCGGGAAAGAGCGCCCCTGGCGGATCTTCCTGCACACCTATGTAGTCACCGCGCTGAACCCGAAGAGCATCGTGTTCTTCGTGGCTTTCCTGCCGCAATTTCTCGACATGGGGCAGCCGGTGCTGCCGCAGATGGTGATTTTCGAGGCGACCTTCCTGGTGCTCGCCACCCTCAATGCCGCCGCCTACGGCCTGATGGCCTCGATGGCGCGCCAGTCGATCCGCCGGCCGGACGTGCGGCGTTGGGTCAATCGCACCGGCGGTTCGTTGATGATCGGCGCCGGCCTGCTCGCGCTCGGCTGGCGCCGCGCCGCGACCTGA